Below is a genomic region from Methanobacterium sp..
ATGCTCATTAACAAAGTTCCCCGGCTTGCATGCAGGACACAGTTAATGCCTCTCCTTAAAGGAGAACTTAAAATAAATCTCATTTCGTACCATGCAATTGAAGAGACAAACGTGCCATGGGATCCAGAAGAAGAGATTTTAATAGAACCACTTCCTCATTTACCAGTTATAAAAGATCTCATTGTTGACATGAGTACATTTTTCAAATACTACAAGTTTATTGAGCCTGTATTTAAACCAGCAAATCCTGCTCCTGAAAAAGAAAGGTTTATGGAACCTAATGCCCTAACGGAACTAGAACTGTACACAAACTGCATCCTCTGTGCAGCATGTTTCGGGGCATGTCCAGTGGATGGAAAAAATCCAGAATATTTGGGTCCTGCAGCCCTTGCCAAGCTCTATCGGTTTTATATTGATTCACGTGAATCAAATGGAAAAGAGAGACTTGAACTGGCGAATATTCCAAACGGGTGGTGGGCATGTGAATTTTACGGAAATTGTACTCGAGTGTGCCCTAAAGGAGTGCCCCCAACTATCGGAATTGCAAAAGCCCGAAAAGAAATTGAAAATAAAGGAAAATCTCAGGAGGACTGAGAATGCGCCTGGAAAAAGATTCAATAGGCGAAAAAGAGATCCATGATGCTGTATATTACGGTATTCAAACGTTTAGAGCCATAGAAAATTTTCCAGTTAGCGGCAGACATGAGCGTCCGGAACTAATTAAAGCATACATACTGGTAAAAAAAGCGGCTGCCATCACCAATATGGAACTTGGAACCCTCGATAACGTGCGGGGAGAATCCATTGTAAAAGCTGCAGATGAAATTATCAGTGGAAAACTTGCTGATCAGTTCCCACTTGATATTTTCCAGGCAGGGGCCGGTACATCATTCAATATGAACATTAATGAAGTGCTCGCAAACCGTGCACTTGAAATTTTAGGGAAAAATCGAGGAGAATATGATTATTTAAGCCCTAATGACCACGTTAATCAATCTCAGTCCAGTAATGACACTTTTCCCACAGCATCCCACATTGCCATTCTTTTTGATGCTGATATCCTCAACATAGCCCTGCTCAACCTTGCAAGTGCATTTAAACATAAAGGCAAAGAAATTTCATCTATTCCAAAATCGGGGCGGACACATCTTATGGATGCAGTATCTGTAACAGTTGGAGACGAATTTATTGCATACGGCAGTGCAATTAAACGGGCTGCAGAAAGGATCCGTGAACGCAGAAATGATCTCCTTGAAGTTGCAATAGGAGGCACTGCAACTGGAACTGGAGTGAATTCTCCACCATCTTACAGGGAGAAAGTAGTGGAAAAACTGGCTGAATTAGCCTCTCTTGATCTTATTCCTGCAAATGACAGTTTTGAAGCATTACAAAGCCGTTCCCAGATGGCGGCATTTTCAGGGGCGCTGCGAGAACTTGCCCTTGAACTGATTCGAATAGCAAATGACCTCCGCCTTATGGGATCAGGCCCTACATCAGGCTTAAATGAGATTATTTTACCACCTGTTCAGCCAGGATCATCTATTATGCCCGGAAAAGTTAATCCCGTTATGGCGGAATGTCTAAATATGATCTCATTCCAGATTATGGGGAATGATACAACAGTTTCACTTGCAGTTCAGGCAGGACAACTTGATCTGAATGTTATGACTCCTGTTATGACTTCTAATATACTTGAATCTATATCCATGCTTAATAATTACCTTCCAGTCTTCCAGTCCAGCTGCATTGAAGGTATCCAGGTCAATGAAGAACAGTTACAAATGGTTGCTGGAATGAACCCCATCCTTGCAACGCTCCTTTCACCCAAAATTGGATATTTACATGCTGCAGAACTTGCTGAAGAATCCATGAAAACAAATCAACCCATTAAGGATCTTGTAATTGCAAAGGGAATTCTCTCTGAAGAAGAAGCAAACAGGTTGTTTGATCTTGAAACCATATCAAAAAACCGTTATCAAAATATATAGTCATAAAACTTTCTATTACTAAGAAGGTGAGCTAAAATGAAATATCTCTGCACGTATTGTAGTGTTTATGTATATGATGAAGACAGTGGCGATTCGGTTACAAATTTAGAACCAGGTACCCGTTGGGATGAGATTCCAGATACCTGGCGCTGCCCAGTTTGTGGAATGCCTAAAGAGTACCTGCAGCA
It encodes:
- a CDS encoding succinate dehydrogenase/fumarate reductase iron-sulfur subunit — its product is MKLKVYRHNKKLDSHHYATFEFRPKPGMTILEALFQIQKQFDDSLAFHYSCRGAVCGTCAMLINKVPRLACRTQLMPLLKGELKINLISYHAIEETNVPWDPEEEILIEPLPHLPVIKDLIVDMSTFFKYYKFIEPVFKPANPAPEKERFMEPNALTELELYTNCILCAACFGACPVDGKNPEYLGPAALAKLYRFYIDSRESNGKERLELANIPNGWWACEFYGNCTRVCPKGVPPTIGIAKARKEIENKGKSQED
- a CDS encoding aspartate ammonia-lyase yields the protein MRLEKDSIGEKEIHDAVYYGIQTFRAIENFPVSGRHERPELIKAYILVKKAAAITNMELGTLDNVRGESIVKAADEIISGKLADQFPLDIFQAGAGTSFNMNINEVLANRALEILGKNRGEYDYLSPNDHVNQSQSSNDTFPTASHIAILFDADILNIALLNLASAFKHKGKEISSIPKSGRTHLMDAVSVTVGDEFIAYGSAIKRAAERIRERRNDLLEVAIGGTATGTGVNSPPSYREKVVEKLAELASLDLIPANDSFEALQSRSQMAAFSGALRELALELIRIANDLRLMGSGPTSGLNEIILPPVQPGSSIMPGKVNPVMAECLNMISFQIMGNDTTVSLAVQAGQLDLNVMTPVMTSNILESISMLNNYLPVFQSSCIEGIQVNEEQLQMVAGMNPILATLLSPKIGYLHAAELAEESMKTNQPIKDLVIAKGILSEEEANRLFDLETISKNRYQNI